In the genome of Solibacillus silvestris, one region contains:
- a CDS encoding GntR family transcriptional regulator yields MEKKIQIKQPKYQVIAEDIAAKIVEKKYVVGEKIYARSSLASQYSVSSETARRAIAVLQDLNIVEATKGSGVVIVSYENAAKYIQRLTGVKSIRDLQKQLTDSIERQIDELHHFQDTLGEMVNRTSRYQSINPFVPFQIDITDNCPFLSKNVGEINFWQETGATIIGIKKDHELIVSPGPYATLSAGDTLFFIGKEECYSNVKHFLQLESNNFQSDSI; encoded by the coding sequence ATGGAGAAGAAAATCCAAATTAAGCAGCCTAAATATCAAGTAATAGCAGAAGATATTGCCGCTAAAATTGTTGAAAAAAAATATGTTGTCGGGGAAAAAATTTATGCCCGTTCATCGCTGGCATCTCAATACAGTGTTTCATCGGAAACAGCTAGACGAGCGATTGCCGTTCTACAGGATTTAAATATAGTAGAAGCGACAAAGGGAAGCGGTGTTGTCATCGTTTCCTATGAAAATGCAGCTAAATACATTCAGCGGTTAACTGGTGTCAAATCAATAAGAGATTTACAAAAACAATTAACTGACAGTATTGAACGCCAAATTGATGAGTTGCATCATTTCCAGGATACATTAGGAGAAATGGTCAATCGGACAAGCAGATATCAATCGATTAACCCGTTTGTACCTTTTCAAATTGATATTACCGATAATTGCCCATTCCTATCAAAAAATGTTGGCGAAATTAATTTCTGGCAGGAAACAGGTGCTACAATAATTGGAATCAAAAAAGATCATGAGCTGATTGTTTCGCCTGGGCCATACGCAACATTGTCCGCGGGTGATACATTATTTTTTATCGGTAAAGAAGAATGCTATTCGAATGTAAAACACTTTTTACAGCTGGAAAGTAACAACTTTCAATCTGATTCGATATAG
- a CDS encoding amino acid permease produces the protein MKKIFRKKPINDLLLKSGNMQLPKTMGSFDLIMLGVGAIVGTGIFILPGTVSALHAGPGIVFSFTIAAVVCALAALCYSEFSSTVPVAGSAYSYSYIVFGEIIAWLVGWALLLEYGLATAAVATGWSGYFVSLLEGLNIHLPVALTGAFSPENGTYINLPAIFIIFAIGALLSLGMKESTRFNALLVAIKLGVILLFIVVGVFYVKPDNWTPFLPFGMSGVFTGAALVFFAYLGFDAVSSAAAEVKNPQRNMPIGIIGSLLVCTVLYIVVSLVLTGIVPYTDLNVTDPVSYAMHVIDHEWAAGIISLGAVIGMMTVILVMMYGGTRLLMAFARDGLMPKMLAHLSEKRKMPAKNTWLFTLIISFFAGFVPLDLLAELVNMGTLVAFIFVSAGILYLRKNKNLPQDRFKVPFYPVLPILSFILCIFLITQLSLHTWIACGIWFIIGIIVYFTYGKKHSTMNSNTK, from the coding sequence ATGAAAAAAATATTTAGAAAAAAACCAATCAATGACCTTTTACTTAAAAGCGGAAATATGCAGTTGCCTAAAACAATGGGTTCTTTCGATTTGATAATGTTAGGTGTCGGTGCCATTGTCGGTACAGGCATTTTCATTTTACCTGGGACGGTCTCCGCTCTCCATGCAGGCCCGGGGATTGTCTTCTCCTTTACGATTGCTGCAGTCGTTTGTGCATTAGCCGCGCTATGTTATTCTGAGTTTTCTTCTACTGTACCCGTTGCAGGAAGTGCCTATTCATATAGCTATATTGTCTTTGGTGAAATCATTGCATGGCTGGTCGGCTGGGCATTACTATTGGAATACGGCCTCGCAACTGCTGCCGTGGCAACAGGCTGGTCAGGATATTTCGTATCGCTGCTGGAAGGTTTAAATATCCATTTACCGGTAGCATTGACAGGGGCATTCAGTCCTGAAAACGGTACTTATATTAACTTGCCTGCAATTTTTATTATCTTTGCGATTGGTGCTTTACTTTCATTAGGAATGAAAGAATCAACTCGTTTTAATGCATTATTGGTTGCCATTAAACTCGGCGTTATTTTATTGTTTATTGTAGTTGGCGTCTTTTATGTGAAGCCGGATAACTGGACACCCTTCCTGCCATTTGGGATGAGCGGTGTATTCACAGGTGCTGCACTCGTATTTTTTGCTTACTTAGGCTTTGATGCCGTGTCTTCTGCTGCGGCGGAAGTAAAAAATCCACAGCGGAATATGCCAATCGGAATTATCGGTTCCCTGCTCGTCTGTACAGTATTGTATATTGTAGTTTCACTTGTACTGACTGGGATTGTTCCATATACTGACCTCAATGTAACCGATCCTGTATCGTACGCGATGCATGTTATCGACCACGAATGGGCAGCGGGGATCATATCGCTTGGTGCTGTCATTGGCATGATGACCGTTATATTAGTCATGATGTATGGCGGGACGCGATTATTAATGGCCTTTGCCCGTGACGGCTTAATGCCTAAAATGCTGGCACACCTAAGTGAAAAGCGCAAAATGCCTGCTAAAAATACGTGGCTGTTTACATTGATTATTTCGTTTTTTGCAGGATTTGTTCCATTGGACTTGTTGGCGGAACTTGTAAATATGGGTACATTGGTCGCATTTATTTTCGTTTCTGCCGGCATTTTATATTTACGTAAAAATAAAAACTTACCGCAAGATCGATTTAAAGTACCATTTTATCCTGTATTACCAATCTTATCATTTATTCTTTGTATTTTTCTGATTACGCAACTTTCCTTGCACACATGGATCGCTTGCGGAATTTGGTTTATTATCGGTATAATCGTATATTTCACGTATGGAAAAAAACATTCTACGATGAATTCTAATACTAAATAA
- a CDS encoding hydrolase, translated as MLKKEEAVLVLIDIQGKLAQVVEESALVVGNIATMVQGAKLLELPILWLEQYPKGLGPTDERVAEHLTDEKPIEKITFSAYDTEEFVQALQQTGRKKILLAGIEAHICVYQTAAQLLENGYEVEVLADCVSSRTASNREIGIQKMMQLGARVTSVEMALFEMQQVAKGDAFKAISKLVK; from the coding sequence ATGTTAAAAAAAGAAGAAGCAGTATTAGTACTGATTGATATTCAGGGGAAATTGGCGCAAGTTGTTGAGGAAAGCGCACTCGTTGTAGGTAATATTGCCACAATGGTACAAGGGGCAAAATTATTGGAATTACCTATTTTATGGCTTGAGCAATATCCAAAAGGGCTTGGCCCGACAGATGAGCGAGTTGCGGAGCATTTAACAGATGAAAAACCAATTGAAAAAATTACATTCAGTGCTTATGATACTGAGGAATTTGTACAAGCATTACAGCAAACAGGACGCAAGAAGATTTTATTGGCCGGAATTGAAGCCCATATTTGTGTGTATCAAACAGCAGCTCAATTACTGGAAAACGGTTATGAAGTCGAAGTGCTGGCAGACTGTGTGTCTTCACGCACAGCGAGTAATCGAGAGATAGGCATCCAGAAAATGATGCAGCTTGGTGCACGCGTAACTAGTGTGGAAATGGCATTATTCGAAATGCAGCAAGTAGCAAAAGGCGATGCATTTAAAGCAATTAGCAAATTAGTAAAATAA
- a CDS encoding nucleoside-diphosphate sugar epimerase — MLRLSWLISMGISLFGVLIIQHFFTVKPDDVANGGNLGALGLALVAPFIILSLFITFRFFTESARNAKDQLMRMIYLVFGIALLVAFIYYAIDFSNNVYASLGGDTKTPGSTIYRFPLLNEYTNHVFLNFYTFGIVHTLSALIGAANGMFKSAKQSPQL, encoded by the coding sequence ATGTTGCGTCTTAGTTGGCTCATAAGTATGGGCATTAGTTTATTTGGAGTATTAATCATTCAGCACTTTTTTACGGTAAAACCGGACGATGTTGCAAATGGAGGAAATCTTGGTGCTCTTGGTTTAGCGCTTGTTGCACCATTTATTATACTTAGTTTATTTATTACGTTTCGCTTCTTTACTGAAAGCGCCAGAAACGCAAAGGATCAGCTTATGCGTATGATTTATTTAGTATTTGGAATTGCGCTGTTAGTGGCATTCATCTATTATGCCATTGATTTTTCAAATAATGTGTATGCATCCCTCGGCGGTGATACGAAGACACCGGGTTCCACAATCTACCGTTTCCCCCTATTAAATGAGTATACGAATCACGTTTTTCTTAATTTTTATACGTTTGGAATTGTCCATACATTAAGTGCTTTAATCGGAGCTGCTAATGGAATGTTCAAATCTGCCAAACAATCTCCGCAATTATAA
- a CDS encoding phenylalanine--tRNA ligase subunit beta has protein sequence MLVSLKWLSQYVDISSLEANVLAEKITRAGIEVDAVIDRSQGMTNVVVGHVVSKEKHPEADKLNVCQVDVGEEELQQIVCGAPNVDAGQKVIVARPGAKLPGGIKIKKAKLRGQESNGMICSLQELGIEGRLVPKAYAEGIYVLPADTTPGADALDVLGLRDTVLELGLTPNRSDAMSMLGVAYEVAAILSQDVKLPKIDYTASAEKAADVLKLTVEDKEANPMYAAKVVKNIEVKESPLWLQHALMSAGVRPHNNVVDITNYVLMEYGQPLHAFDYDKLATGEIVTRMARDGEVMTTLDDQERKLASHNLVITNGQEAEAVAGVMGGAKSEVSNSTTTVVIESAYFNPASVRRTSKEIGLRSDSSARFEKGVDPNRVLPAAERAAQLLAELAGGEVLEGTVLVDELDKTPARVVVSPDFINGRLGMKISLEDMLSILERLKFDVEAANGLLIIDAPTRRQDIKIPEDIVEEIARMYGYDEIPVSLPASEQVGRLTPYQAGRRIVRNVMEGAGLYQAVTYSLTSAAHAQKFALKAEETTKLLMPMSEERSTLRQSLIPHLVEAASYNVARQAETVALYEIGSVFLGQTAEELPFEEEHLALVLTGKWIDNTWQGEKKNVDFFVAKGIVEAVFAKLGLTSRVSYVKAQVDGLHPGRTADVLLDGEKVGVIAQLHPQEQKAFDVKETYVAELNLNAILSATQEELVYSMIPRFPAMSRDVALELDVAAPAGEIVSIIKGAGTSLLKEVKVFDVYAGEKMTAGKKSVAFSLTYFDPERTLTDEEVVAAHNKVLKALAAAGAEVR, from the coding sequence ATGTTAGTTTCATTAAAATGGTTAAGTCAATATGTAGACATTTCTTCATTAGAAGCAAATGTATTAGCAGAAAAAATTACGCGTGCAGGGATTGAAGTAGATGCAGTAATTGACCGTTCACAAGGTATGACAAATGTTGTTGTTGGTCATGTTGTGTCTAAAGAAAAACACCCGGAAGCTGATAAATTAAATGTATGCCAAGTTGATGTTGGGGAAGAAGAGCTTCAGCAAATCGTATGTGGTGCACCAAACGTCGATGCAGGTCAAAAAGTCATCGTAGCGCGTCCAGGAGCAAAATTACCAGGCGGCATTAAAATTAAAAAAGCGAAATTACGCGGCCAAGAATCAAACGGGATGATTTGTTCACTTCAAGAATTGGGCATTGAAGGCCGTCTTGTACCAAAAGCTTATGCTGAAGGGATTTATGTACTGCCAGCTGATACAACTCCAGGTGCCGATGCATTAGATGTTTTAGGCTTACGTGATACAGTACTTGAGCTTGGTTTAACACCGAACCGTTCGGATGCAATGAGCATGCTTGGCGTTGCTTATGAAGTGGCAGCGATTTTATCTCAAGATGTAAAATTACCGAAAATCGATTATACTGCTTCAGCGGAAAAAGCGGCAGATGTATTAAAATTAACGGTAGAAGATAAAGAAGCAAACCCAATGTACGCAGCGAAGGTTGTAAAAAACATTGAAGTAAAAGAATCTCCATTATGGTTGCAACATGCGCTTATGTCTGCAGGTGTACGTCCACATAATAATGTAGTCGATATTACAAACTACGTATTAATGGAATACGGTCAACCATTACATGCATTTGACTACGATAAATTAGCAACTGGTGAAATCGTAACGCGTATGGCTCGTGATGGCGAAGTGATGACGACGCTTGATGATCAGGAGCGTAAATTAGCAAGCCACAATCTTGTCATTACAAATGGTCAAGAAGCAGAAGCGGTTGCAGGTGTCATGGGCGGTGCTAAATCAGAAGTGTCCAATTCTACTACGACAGTAGTAATCGAATCAGCTTACTTCAACCCGGCATCTGTGCGTCGTACTTCAAAAGAAATCGGCTTACGTTCGGATTCTTCTGCACGTTTTGAAAAAGGTGTAGATCCGAACCGTGTCCTTCCTGCAGCAGAACGTGCAGCACAATTACTTGCTGAATTAGCAGGAGGAGAAGTATTGGAAGGTACAGTGCTAGTAGATGAGCTTGATAAAACGCCAGCTCGTGTTGTAGTATCACCTGACTTTATTAACGGCCGTTTAGGCATGAAAATTTCTTTAGAGGATATGCTTTCTATTTTAGAGCGTTTAAAATTTGATGTGGAAGCGGCAAATGGTTTATTAATCATTGATGCGCCTACAAGACGTCAGGATATTAAAATTCCAGAAGATATCGTTGAAGAAATTGCACGTATGTATGGCTACGATGAGATCCCTGTAAGCCTACCAGCGAGTGAACAAGTTGGCCGGTTAACGCCATATCAAGCAGGACGCCGTATCGTACGCAATGTAATGGAAGGTGCCGGTCTTTATCAAGCGGTAACTTACTCATTAACTTCAGCAGCGCACGCTCAAAAGTTTGCATTAAAAGCTGAGGAGACAACAAAGTTATTAATGCCTATGTCTGAAGAACGCTCTACACTACGCCAAAGCTTAATTCCCCACTTAGTAGAGGCAGCAAGTTATAACGTAGCTCGTCAAGCGGAAACAGTAGCATTATACGAAATCGGATCAGTTTTCCTTGGACAAACAGCTGAGGAACTTCCATTTGAAGAAGAACACTTAGCGCTTGTATTAACAGGTAAATGGATTGATAATACTTGGCAGGGCGAGAAGAAAAATGTTGATTTCTTCGTTGCAAAAGGTATTGTTGAAGCGGTATTTGCTAAATTAGGCTTAACATCTCGCGTAAGCTATGTAAAAGCGCAAGTAGACGGCTTACATCCTGGCCGTACAGCTGATGTATTATTAGATGGCGAAAAAGTGGGTGTCATTGCCCAGCTTCATCCGCAAGAACAAAAAGCATTTGATGTAAAAGAAACATATGTAGCCGAACTGAACTTAAATGCCATTTTAAGTGCAACACAAGAAGAGCTTGTTTATTCTATGATTCCGCGCTTCCCGGCTATGAGTCGTGATGTCGCATTAGAATTGGATGTAGCAGCTCCAGCCGGTGAAATTGTGAGCATTATTAAAGGTGCCGGAACTTCTTTACTGAAAGAAGTAAAAGTATTTGATGTTTATGCAGGGGAGAAAATGACGGCTGGTAAAAAATCAGTAGCCTTCTCATTAACATACTTCGACCCAGAGCGTACATTAACAGACGAAGAAGTAGTAGCAGCACATAATAAAGTACTAAAAGCATTGGCAGCAGCTGGTGCAGAAGTACGCTAA
- the pheS gene encoding phenylalanine--tRNA ligase subunit alpha (catalyzes a two-step reaction, first charging a phenylalanine molecule by linking its carboxyl group to the alpha-phosphate of ATP, followed by transfer of the aminoacyl-adenylate to its tRNA; forms a heterotetramer of alpha(2)beta(2); binds two magnesium ions per tetramer; type 1 subfamily), with protein MEQQLKQLEQEALAKIADAADLKALNDVRVAYLGKKGPITDLLKGMGKLSAEERPKMGALVNTVRENVTAELEKKVAVLEEAAILAQLENESIDVTLPGAKVRAGNRHLLTRVIEEIEDLFLGMGYEIVEGPEVEKDYYNFEAMNLPKGHPARDMQDSFYISEETLLRTHTSPVQARTMEAKKGEPIRVICPGKVFRRDTDDATHSHQFMQIEGLVIGENIRMSDLKGTLDVLAKKMFGAEREIRLRPSFFPFTEPSVEVDVSCHKCSGKGCNVCKQTGWIEILGAGMVHPNVLEMAGYDSTKLSGFAFGIGAERIAMLKYGVDDIRHFYTNDTRFLSQFHQAEV; from the coding sequence ATGGAACAACAATTAAAGCAATTAGAACAAGAAGCATTAGCTAAAATAGCCGATGCTGCTGACTTAAAAGCATTAAATGACGTTCGTGTTGCGTACTTAGGTAAAAAAGGACCGATCACGGATTTATTAAAAGGAATGGGGAAACTTTCTGCAGAAGAACGTCCGAAAATGGGTGCCCTAGTTAACACTGTACGTGAAAATGTAACAGCTGAACTTGAGAAAAAGGTTGCTGTTTTAGAAGAAGCTGCAATTTTAGCGCAACTTGAAAACGAGTCAATCGATGTGACGTTACCAGGTGCAAAAGTACGTGCAGGAAACCGTCACTTGTTAACACGTGTAATCGAAGAAATCGAAGACCTGTTTTTAGGTATGGGCTACGAAATCGTAGAAGGACCTGAAGTAGAAAAAGACTACTATAACTTTGAAGCAATGAACTTGCCTAAAGGTCACCCGGCCCGTGACATGCAGGATTCATTCTATATTTCAGAAGAAACATTATTGCGTACACATACTTCTCCAGTTCAGGCCCGTACAATGGAAGCCAAAAAAGGCGAACCGATTCGTGTGATTTGCCCAGGTAAAGTATTCCGTCGTGACACAGATGATGCGACACACTCTCACCAATTCATGCAAATTGAAGGTCTTGTAATCGGGGAAAATATCCGCATGTCTGACCTAAAAGGAACTCTTGATGTATTGGCCAAGAAAATGTTTGGAGCAGAACGCGAAATCCGCCTTCGACCATCATTCTTCCCATTCACAGAGCCTTCTGTAGAAGTTGACGTATCTTGTCATAAATGTTCAGGTAAAGGCTGTAATGTATGTAAGCAAACTGGCTGGATTGAAATTTTAGGTGCTGGTATGGTACACCCGAACGTACTTGAAATGGCTGGCTACGATTCAACTAAGCTTTCAGGTTTCGCTTTCGGTATCGGTGCAGAACGTATCGCAATGTTAAAATACGGTGTGGATGATATTCGTCATTTCTATACAAATGACACACGCTTCTTATCACAATTCCACCAGGCAGAAGTGTAA
- a CDS encoding cytochrome aa3 quinol oxidase subunit IV, translating into MAKFFPIGQIMGFVFSLILTVIAMLVYFTDMSFTTGMVILLVTAFIQAGLQFIVFMHAGETNDKWAIYSNIVYGIGLVVLTVLGSLLILLWDM; encoded by the coding sequence ATGGCTAAGTTCTTCCCAATAGGCCAAATTATGGGCTTCGTATTTTCACTGATTTTAACAGTGATTGCAATGCTTGTTTACTTCACAGATATGTCATTCACAACTGGAATGGTTATCCTTTTAGTGACAGCATTCATTCAAGCAGGTTTACAGTTTATTGTCTTCATGCACGCTGGTGAAACAAATGACAAGTGGGCTATCTACTCCAACATCGTATACGGAATCGGTTTAGTAGTATTGACTGTTTTAGGTTCTTTATTAATCCTTCTTTGGGATATGTAA
- a CDS encoding cytochrome o ubiquinol oxidase subunit III, producing the protein MGKVNNNVPLEYSTEENNLKIFGFWTFLGAEIMLFGTLFASYFVLSGRTGDGPTAAEIFEIGPVLAETFILLTSSFTIGLAIHAMRLGSKKATLSFMGITLLLGAAFISVEIYEFIHYVHVGAGITTSAFTSALLTTLGTHGLHVTFGLFWGIFIMIQIAKRGLNSVTAGKTFVFSLYWHFLDVVWIFIFSFIYLKGMM; encoded by the coding sequence ATGGGTAAAGTTAATAACAATGTTCCATTGGAATATTCAACAGAGGAAAATAACCTGAAAATCTTCGGATTCTGGACTTTCCTAGGTGCGGAAATTATGTTATTCGGTACATTATTCGCATCATACTTTGTCCTTTCGGGTCGTACAGGTGACGGTCCAACTGCTGCTGAGATTTTCGAAATCGGTCCAGTATTGGCAGAAACATTTATTCTTTTAACATCTAGTTTTACAATCGGTTTAGCTATTCATGCAATGCGTCTTGGCAGTAAAAAAGCGACATTGTCATTTATGGGTATTACGTTATTACTTGGTGCAGCGTTCATTTCTGTAGAAATTTACGAATTTATACACTATGTACATGTTGGTGCAGGTATTACAACTAGTGCCTTCACATCTGCTTTATTAACAACGTTAGGAACACACGGTCTTCACGTAACGTTTGGTTTATTCTGGGGAATCTTCATTATGATCCAAATTGCCAAGCGCGGACTTAACTCAGTAACAGCAGGGAAAACATTTGTATTCTCACTATACTGGCACTTCCTGGATGTTGTTTGGATCTTCATCTTCAGTTTCATTTACTTGAAAGGAATGATGTAA
- a CDS encoding cytochrome ubiquinol oxidase subunit I, producing MSEFFAQFAVPHPSTLIYIAMASIVLGSIALVAIVTYFKLWGYLWREWITTVDHKKIGIMYLITALVMLFRGGVDAVMMRLQLAVPDNGFLDAQHYNEVFTTHGVVMILFMAMPFITFFFNFLVPLQIGARDVAFPRLNNLAFWLFFMGMGLFNISFIVGGSPDSGWTSYFPLADNEFSTSVGTNYYMLALQIAGLGTLMTGINFITTIMKMRAPGMTLFKMPMFTWSALIANLIIVFAFPVLTVALAMGTMDRLWDTKFFAIGDGGMDMLWANLFWVWGHPEVYILILPAFGIFSEVISTFARRNLYGYTSMVWSMILISVFSFAVWTHHFFTMGQGAFTNSIFSITTMAIAIPTGVKIFNWLFTLYKGKIVVTTPMLYALHFIPLFTLGGVTGVMLAMSAADYQYHNTMFLVAHFHNVIIPGVVYAMLAGLTFYWPKMFGFMLNERLGKATVWVMSTGFVLSFIPMYITGLDGQARRMYTYSDAAGFSTLNMVSFVGAGIMSISFLMLVWNIWYSFKNSPRDIGSDPWDARGLEWATHTPIPHYNFAITPDVTDSNSEAFWDAKKNGTKLFKGEIQDIHMPNNSGQTFILSIFFFIGGFALVFSMFTLAIISLIGILACMGYRSLEDDHGYHIHKEEVELIEKKYEKEGGAK from the coding sequence ATGTCGGAATTCTTTGCACAGTTTGCAGTTCCACACCCAAGCACATTAATTTATATCGCAATGGCTTCTATAGTTTTAGGGTCAATCGCGTTAGTAGCGATCGTTACTTATTTTAAATTGTGGGGCTACTTATGGCGTGAATGGATTACAACTGTTGACCATAAAAAAATTGGTATCATGTATTTAATCACTGCTTTAGTTATGCTTTTCCGCGGCGGTGTCGATGCCGTAATGATGCGTTTACAGTTAGCTGTTCCAGATAACGGTTTCTTAGACGCTCAGCACTATAACGAAGTATTTACAACTCACGGAGTAGTCATGATTTTATTCATGGCAATGCCATTCATTACGTTCTTCTTTAACTTTTTAGTACCATTACAAATCGGGGCACGTGACGTAGCGTTCCCACGTTTAAACAACTTGGCATTCTGGTTATTCTTCATGGGGATGGGATTATTCAATATCTCATTCATCGTCGGTGGATCTCCTGATTCTGGATGGACTTCATATTTCCCGTTAGCGGATAATGAGTTCAGTACATCAGTTGGTACAAACTATTACATGCTTGCACTGCAAATTGCGGGTCTTGGTACGTTAATGACAGGTATTAACTTCATTACGACTATCATGAAAATGCGTGCTCCAGGCATGACATTATTTAAAATGCCAATGTTCACTTGGTCAGCACTTATTGCAAACTTAATTATCGTATTCGCGTTCCCAGTATTAACAGTAGCATTAGCTATGGGTACAATGGACCGTCTATGGGATACTAAATTCTTTGCTATCGGTGACGGTGGTATGGACATGCTTTGGGCCAACCTATTCTGGGTTTGGGGTCACCCTGAAGTATATATCTTAATCTTACCGGCATTCGGTATTTTCTCTGAAGTTATTTCGACATTCGCACGTCGTAACTTATATGGTTACACATCAATGGTTTGGTCAATGATCTTAATTTCAGTATTCTCGTTCGCTGTATGGACTCACCACTTCTTTACAATGGGTCAAGGTGCATTCACGAACTCGATCTTCTCGATCACAACAATGGCAATTGCGATCCCAACAGGGGTTAAAATTTTCAACTGGTTATTCACACTTTATAAAGGGAAAATTGTTGTTACAACACCAATGTTGTATGCATTGCACTTCATTCCTTTATTCACACTTGGTGGTGTTACAGGGGTTATGCTTGCGATGTCAGCAGCTGACTACCAATACCACAACACAATGTTCTTAGTAGCTCACTTCCATAACGTAATCATCCCTGGTGTTGTTTACGCGATGTTAGCTGGTTTAACGTTCTACTGGCCAAAAATGTTCGGTTTCATGTTAAATGAGCGTCTTGGTAAAGCAACTGTTTGGGTAATGTCTACAGGTTTCGTACTATCATTCATTCCAATGTATATCACTGGTTTAGATGGTCAAGCACGTCGTATGTACACATACTCTGATGCTGCAGGTTTCAGTACATTAAACATGGTATCGTTCGTCGGTGCCGGAATCATGTCTATTTCATTCTTAATGCTAGTATGGAACATTTGGTACAGTTTCAAAAACTCTCCACGCGACATCGGTTCAGATCCATGGGATGCACGTGGTCTTGAGTGGGCGACACATACACCAATTCCACACTATAACTTTGCAATCACTCCAGACGTAACTGATTCAAATTCAGAAGCATTCTGGGATGCTAAGAAAAACGGCACGAAGTTATTCAAAGGTGAAATTCAAGATATTCACATGCCAAATAACTCAGGTCAAACATTTATTTTATCAATATTCTTCTTCATCGGTGGTTTCGCTTTAGTATTCAGCATGTTCACTTTAGCAATCATCAGCTTAATCGGTATTTTAGCTTGCATGGGTTACCGTTCTCTAGAAGACGACCATGGCTACCATATCCATAAAGAAGAAGTAGAATTAATCGAGAAAAAATATGAAAAAGAAGGAGGTGCGAAATAA
- a CDS encoding cytochrome aa3 quinol oxidase subunit II: protein MKVNMKGTLLSFMGLGAILLAGCNDKLAVLDPKGPQAQRQADDTMLLIYLMSGIVLTVLAILVFMLFKYRASKQSPDYEPPHIHGHWLVETFMIGIPVIIVIFLSFVSVKSNYIVESVPQEYEDQEPLVIYASSSNWKWHFSYPEQDIETVNYLYIPAGRAVEFKLYSYGPITSFWIPQLGGQKYAMADMVTTLHLAADNPGEFWGRNANFSGRGTAENIFDVTALTQTEFDEWVTEVHETAAPLTEEKFDELLEPGHLGKSTYTGTHLEFSPAPEHNHESSDEEKEDEEDHSSH, encoded by the coding sequence ATGAAAGTAAATATGAAGGGAACATTACTCTCTTTCATGGGACTAGGTGCTATTCTTTTAGCAGGCTGTAACGATAAGTTAGCAGTTCTTGATCCTAAAGGTCCTCAAGCTCAAAGACAAGCCGATGACACAATGTTATTAATTTACTTAATGTCAGGGATTGTTTTAACAGTATTAGCAATTTTGGTGTTTATGTTATTTAAATACCGTGCATCAAAACAAAGTCCAGATTACGAGCCACCGCATATTCATGGCCACTGGCTTGTAGAAACATTTATGATTGGTATTCCTGTAATCATCGTTATTTTCTTATCATTTGTTTCAGTTAAGAGTAACTACATTGTTGAGAGTGTTCCTCAAGAATATGAGGATCAGGAACCTTTAGTTATTTATGCTTCATCATCTAACTGGAAATGGCACTTCAGCTATCCGGAACAAGATATTGAAACAGTAAATTACCTATACATTCCTGCTGGACGTGCAGTTGAATTTAAACTTTACTCTTATGGTCCAATTACAAGTTTCTGGATTCCACAACTTGGTGGTCAGAAATACGCAATGGCAGACATGGTAACAACATTACACTTAGCTGCAGATAACCCAGGCGAATTCTGGGGACGTAACGCGAACTTCTCAGGTCGTGGTACAGCAGAAAACATTTTTGATGTAACAGCTTTAACTCAAACTGAATTTGATGAATGGGTAACAGAAGTTCATGAAACGGCTGCTCCATTAACAGAAGAGAAGTTTGACGAATTATTAGAGCCAGGTCATCTTGGTAAATCAACTTATACTGGTACACATCTAGAGTTCTCACCAGCTCCGGAACACAACCATGAATCTTCAGACGAAGAAAAAGAAGATGAAGAGGATCATTCTTCACACTAA